The sequence ACCCTCTCACAGGTGCCCATATGTAACAAGTTTCAGGTAACTGATAAATGGGCCAAGCAGAGATGGGTATAGAGCTTAGTTCCTGTTCTGAAATTGTGTGCACCTCTCTTTGTTAAGAATGTAGGACTTGATTCTACTGAAAATCTTGCAGAAATCAGATGAGCTTCCATAACCATGCAAAGTAATCAATTTTCGAAGAGATGCAGCAATATGTGCTGAATATCAGAGGAACAAGATAAAGCCCTTTATATGTAAGTGCTGCACTAAAATTCTATATGCAGTAAGGTTAGACAATAAACGGATCTCAAGGTTAGAACCACGATAACATTACACACGTTATGCATAACATTAGTATTGAATAGGAAAAGTGTATGATGATGATTTTCAGAACTTTAAAGCCACTTGTGTGTCCCCCACATTCTCCtattctctctcccacccttctCTTTCTGAAAATCACTAGCCTCTATCACCACCATTCTTTGTGCCTCTCACGCCCTGCCATTCTGAGCTAAGCAAGATTATATTTTTATAGAAATTAACGTTTCTTCCTATAGAAGCCCCAACGTATTGCATTTCTGAAGTCTTTCTTCTGCAAGAATTTCTAAGCACTTCCCTATAAGCCATAGGGAGCCAAATTATGTATTTTAAGGCTAGATTTAAACCTTTCTAGGCTCCAAACACTATAAGAAGGAAGTACAGTACAGAGACGGGGAAGCTCTTAGTAGGAACATGTTTCATCAGTGTATCAGTTATGCCTTTCTAGAGTATGATTTTTACAAAGGGAGATGAGCTTACTCATTCAGAAAGGGCAAAAAAAGAGACTCTACCCAGACCAGACATTTGCTTTTATGGAACAACTAAAtcattatctttaaaaaacattaatggCAAACCTGGAATACTGATAACTAAAAGCTGAACTCTAACTACTGCACTCAAGGAGCAGATGAGTCTTGTCCTCTTTTCACTTTCAACAATTGAGTCTTCTCTTTCCCAAAATTGGCTTCCAGGACAGCCTGTCGAGGTGGTGTGACCATAGCTACATTTAAGACCAGTAGCAGATTGCTAGCAGCAAAAGTTTCCCTACAGAAACTTCACTTGCCTGATGAGCTGCAAAATGTTTAAAGCAGCCCCGTGAAAATTTCCCTTAAGTACTCTGTTTCTGTAGGTAATAAGAAATCTAGATACTAGTCTTCTCGTTGCAAAGCTGTTCTTGAGTTAGGTTTACCAACTGTTCTCAAGTGGAATTTTTTTAGCCTCTCTCTAAGCCCCACAGTGCATTTGGGTTTTTGTGCTTTCATATTCTTTTTTCTAATGCCAACCAGATCATATTCCACCTCTCTTTTCTACCTCCCATAAGCATCACTGCTATTTTCATAACTACCCAGACCTGTGCTCTGTATTTAGGTGATAGCTAGATGGAGGAGTGTTGCTTCAAGGAAGAACTACTCACTTGCAAGTCAACAAGGACATATAAGTGAGCAGTTTTCACTCTCTTTTCTGTGTAGGTTGTGCATCTGATAAACAGGACTGGCAATGATGCTAATTTTATAGCTTCTCAAGTTTCTGCATTGCTCATCCAATAGATCTCTTGCCTCTGGGCAAGGTTGAGAGTTCCGGACCCCAGTGTAGGACTATTAAGAGTCACATCAGAACAAGAGCACCTATGTTCATTTTGGAAGGCCTTCAGCAACTCAGGAAAAAATTCAAGATTTCACATCAGTATCTAAAGAGCAAGGAATAACTCCAGTGTCTTGGCCAACcttccactttaattaaaataatgttcTACTGTCCACGGTTGTGTGTGGGCCACTGAAGACTGCATGTCTGCAAAACTAGTCAGTCACTGAATTACTAGCATCTAATTTACTGTTTCCTACAGCACTGAGGTTTAAGGAGCTACGCAAAACCAAATGTTTTTGTACAGATAACTATCTGTATAGAGGACTAAAATGACACTACTTATGTGCCTATCTGAAGATATTCTCACTTGTCAAGCCTGTTTTAATTAGGTTAAAGCCTTCATTTAATTGCTAGAGAGTGGCCCCATCTGAAGTCCCAATGAGTTATGTTTAAaccaaaaagggggaaaaggtcaGCCTTTGGCTTGGCAAATATACCATTACCGCCAGGTGGAagatgaggggggaaaaacattcagttttccaAGACAATGGACAATAAATGATGTGCTGGCAGATTCTAATAGCAGACCCAAACAACATTAACCTCATTTtcactttatatataaaaaaaaaatcttgtaaacTGCTACCAAAAAGAGTATAATGTTTGAAGTAGTGTGTAAGGAAAATTATAGTTTACTGAGAACCGTAGAGGCACCATATAACCATAAAATAAGCTGAACCTTAAGAGGTAGAGGTATTGTAGATCCTCTGGAGCTACAATATACATTATTTCTCTCAATATTTGGTAGAGCTACTCATTGGGCAGTTCGGtaacaaaatatatgtatttgttTATGCAAATTAATCTACTGGATaccttaacttaaaaaaaataagaatcaGGGAATATGACAAAAAAATTGACATCCCTGGACAATACtaagcccaatcctgcagtcttcaTCCAGGCAAGATCCCCAGTGAACGACAGGAGCTTTACCCAACTAAGcactgcaggatcaagtcctcTAACTTTAAAGATCAAGTCTAACTACTTGGTACAATCCAGTAAGAGTGGACCACACCGAGTTAATGACTAGACTGCCATTTTCCCTCTGATTCAAGtagccaaaaaaaaccaaaacccaaagcCTATGCCATGAAACCTAATTTCAAAGATGTGGGTACCAAGTTTACTGAGATCAAGCTCTCTATCAGGCTGGTCTAGTGGTCTTAAGGCATCACAGGAGGACAACCCCTCTCCCTGGTGCCCCTCCCCAGCAcgggtgctggaactaagggtgcggtggggggaggggggggaagggaagggagatgcTGCAACACCCGCCCGGTCTTGAAATGGTTCCTgtcacatacagggtttacagtgcggttcaatagctctcagcacccccgctaCACAATTTGTCTCTGCTCCCCAGCCGTACAGCTCCAGGCCTGAGCAGGTCGGTCCCGGTCAGCGCAGGTGACACCCCCACGCTGCTGCGGCCAGCGACCGCCGCGCCCGGGCCCCGCATTTCCCTCGCTAGGCATGAAGCCATCCAGCCAGGGCGGGCCGGTGACTCACCCCAAGCGGCCAACCGCCCGCGGGCCGCACTGAAGCCACCCGGAGCCAGACACGGCTCCCTGGCTCCGCAGCTGGGCAGGCGGCCGGACTCTGAGCAGCCGGAGACCGCGCcccgggcccccccccgcccgggcccttccccgccccccagaggaCCGCGCCCGGGTCCCCTCCCCTTGCCCGCCCTCGGGTCCCCCATGCGCGGGGAAGGGGGTATATGGGGTGAGCGGCGCTGCGTGTTCACCTCCGTCTGCCTGCGGCTGCGTCGGCTTCTCCTCTCCCGCTTTGCTGTCCGCCAttttcccccaccacctccccccgGCTCCTGAGCATGCGCGTTAGCCTGCTTTAGTtctcccgctccctccctgccataCAGGAGAAGCGGCGGCCCCAGAACCTCGAGAAAGAACTCGCCCCCTGTGGCTGGGAGTGACGAAGCCGGAAACGGTCAGCGCGTCACATGTCTCAGGGCAACGGCGCTTCCGCTTATGCGGCCAGCCGCTCCTCGACGCAGGGCAAGCTGACTTCCGCTGCGTATGTGACCGCCGCAGAGGAACGCAGAAAGCAATAAGCCGCTCTCTGATTGGTCAGGAGGAATGACTCCGTCCTAACCAATCAGGGTGCCACTTGGGCATGGTTGGTGATGAGcactggcgatttaaagggccaggagagGAGGTAACCTCTCATCCCCCTTAACATAGGTTTTTCTGCCCCAgtgggctgggaggtgggggacagACAGAGAGCGACACACACGGTGCCCCACATAATGGCAGGACAATGTGGAGCAAATACACGTCATATGAGAGCCTGGCCGCTGCACCATCAGCCCTCGATTCGAGGCtgatctctaccacagatttacatatgCGTCCGTTCCTGGAGCCACAGATCCGCCTGCACTTGGTACAGACACAGGTCAGGCCGGGCCTGGCCGCCACTGCTCCAGAGTGAGCTGACCCAAagcccagtgatgtcaatggacaGACCATGGGTTTGAGATCAGGCCCACCATCTGATGCTGAACCTCTGAGCCCTGAGAAAGGAGAGTCCTTTCACTCAGACAGACAGGAACAGCTCACAGCTTTAAAAAcagaagtcccaggttcagtCTCTGCTACCAATGACACAGCCAGGAGCATGCTGTTACAAGGGATGGCAAACAGGAAGAACTGAACtattgttggtttcagagtaacagccgtgttagtctgtgttcgcaaaaagaacaggagtacttgtggcaccttagagactaaccaatttatttgagcataaggtttcgtgagctacagctcacttcatgggatgcatactgtggaaaatacagaagatgtttttatacacacagaccatgaaaaaatgggtgtttatcactacaaaaggttttctctcctcccaccccactctcctgctggtaatagcttatctaaagtgatcactctccttacaatgtgtatgataatcaaggtgggcctatTGTTGGGTGTTGTAGCTACATTGATCCCAGGATATGACAGAGACAATCTTCATATTACCTCATAGagtctcagggttggaagggacctcaggaggtcatctagtccaaccccctgctcaaagcaggaccaatccccaattattgccccagatccctaaatggccccctcaaggattgaactcacaaccgtgggtttagcaggccaatgctcatccaccttgcctctctatGAATCTGTGACGCTTGGGACAAGcttccctgtccccactccacccagaCACCACTGCTGGTGGATGACCCACATATACAGTTTCATGAGCTGGCTGACAACTGaatcttttagctcaggcagaaAGTCCACAATCCTGAGGTCCCAGATTTGATCCCTGATGATGATGTCCTAGGGCCAGGTGAAGCATTTCTGCTTGTATATATTCTAttcctgttttcatttttaaatatagagCTACACTTAAAGGACTATCACTTTCAAATCTAGCCAGTTTTAAGAGCTTTGAAAACTAGCTGGTGGTTCTACAGTTAGCCTAATCACACTCCACCAATTTTATGGTTTTAAAaccatattttcctattttttaaaaatggttttctttccTGTTACTGTATAAAAGATAAGCAAGGGAATAGATAATAGTAAAGGTGAGGTTGATTGTACATCAAGTGCTCTCCTGCACACAGTAAActcactgaaaacaaaataaagttatTGTAAAAGATGAATCAAATAATCTTACATTATTTGTAAAAATACACTTAGCTACAAGTGCATTTAAGTTGATGTTTGCagtattgtagctgtgttgatcacaggatattaaagagacaaggtaggtgagatatcttttattggacccacttcttgttggtgaaagagacaagctttcaagtttacacatgGCTTTCTGGGGGGGTGGGTGTAAATTTGAAAGGATTTAAAAAAGGGTCTCCCATTGCTCTCTGGTCTAATGACGTtctcccactgctctctggcccaatgactgttctgctgtggataaatacttagttcttgggccagagagaaaaagagagtaACTGTGcagtccagtgattagggtacCCATGTTGGAGACCCTAGGGCatccccctgctctaatcactctttcattatttattcagAGCGCAATAGGTTcaaaaggagagattgagggcaccccacagctgaatatcccatagctcagttgTTAAGAGTACCCTCCTGTACAAATACTTTCTCTTCTGCTGGCAGAGAGGTGGGGAAATGAAGCTAGGTTCCTCACATCCTAGATGAGTGATTTACCTACTGGGTAGACCATCGCCAGCCCTTTTATGTGGGGCAAGCCATGTGCATAACTGATTCCCTCAAGAAGCAGTTTAGGTGCCTCTACCACCTACCTGCAGGATTTGTTTGTGGATTGCTATACTGACATAGGCACCTCTCTGAGAGAGGGTGGGGCCTAGCATACATCTAGtctgcatctcccactggctagaTTAGGTAACACCTCCCTTAGCCTGTTGCAGAGTGCACTTTTaggcctctctctctcccgctTCATTGTATAAGGCCTAGATACTCAATTTAGCTTTAGGATCACAGCATTATTCTTGTGATTTTCTAGATGGCTAAGATGGGCACCATGATGCTCAGTATTGCAACACTTATAACCCTTCATAGATTCCACCCGAAGTAGCTTCTCAGAAGGAAGACAGATtctcatttgtatttttaaagatgCAGGAACCAATGAAATGTTAGATTCTTTTGATcagcaatatttttttcagtcacATCTACCAAGATATCCCGTTTGAAATATGAAGGTAAACAGGCCTGTCATTTACTTTTCACCCTGTTCCTGTGTAAAAAGTCTACTCGGGCCCCCCTTAAAGTCATAACATTGCTGTTTAAATTTTTGTAGGTAAGATGGGGAAATTGTCACCATTCTCACTTCTCTTGGACAGAGGGTAACTAGAACTGTGATATGTAAAGGCTTTTTCAAAGGTAGGAAAAAAACCCTAATCTGCAACTTGAACAGTCATTTTCAcctaaatcagtgatttaaatttcATGCATAACTGAGAAGTGTTGTGTATTTTCAGTACAGAACTGCCACATGAAAACAGACTCTCTGCCCCTAGGGGTATTACTAGTACCAGTGTttattattttcaaaagctgtAGAGGATTGGAAAAATCTAAATGATAAAAGGGACAAAaatgcatatatttaaaaaaaaaaaaaaaagtctttcacaGGTCCACATCGCTTTCTTCCACGAGGTGAGTGAATTTTAGAACCGCAGGTCAGATTGTCTTATGTTTACATTCACAAGGCATCATCACATCAGATACTAAAATACTTTGAATGAATAAATGATGTAACATCATAATGAGATCTTTCTAAAACACCATGGAGCAAACTCCCTActcgccctcccctcccccccaaaaaacaaaacaaaaaacaaaaagaacaccctaggaaaacaaaaccacaacTTATTCACTGGGTTAAGAGCCAGTGGGCAAATCAACTACATTCTAAGATCGCTATTCAAGACATTATTAGTGTTGTAAACGAATAGAAAGGCTAAGGTCTGCAAATATTTACTAAGGCATTTGTAGTACATCCACTAGATTAACAGTATCCAGCTAGCCTCTTACAGTGTCTATATTTACCATATTTCAGTCCATGAACTAATCAAGCGCATTACAGCATTTGGTGTTAAACAAGTAAGGGTTTAAATGAAGTTATATCCACCATAGTTTTATTCAATTTAATTACATTCTTATAGTGCAATTGGTAGATTTGATCATCACAGCTTTtcctcatggattttttttttttggggtggggggggcattgGGGAGGGAACAATCCCGTTAAGCTTCTGTTATAAAAAACCCATATCAGACAGCAGTTCTAGTTACTCTTTTACCCTTCAGTTTTTTCATCAaattcccacagaagtcaatggaaatttaaGCCTATTAACAGTATAGTTTGCCCTTAAGATTCTTCAGCTATCCACCATTTTTTCTCTGTTTGCTTCCTGAAGGAATTCTCTACAAAGGgcttttttactttttcctgACTATTGCTAAACTCAAACACCTTTGTTCTTCTCCCTGTATCAGTTTTATGCTTTGAATAGGAGGATGTATCTACAAAAGCTTCGTATTTTCTTTTTGGAACAAATTTCAGCGCCTCCATCCAATCTCCAGTATCTTTTAAAGTTAATAAAATACGAATCATTTGGTCCAATGTGAGATTTTTGGCACCAGTTTCCCACTTCAAGTACCTCTCCAGTGGAAGACGTTCAGTTGTTAATTTCAAGCGTTTTGCATGTGCAAGAGAGATTCCAGTCTGTATATTCCTGTCAACCATTGATCCAACTATATAAATTTTATCATGCTCAAACTTCTTCATTACATTGGGAGAGTCAGCAGTTAAGTAGATGAGCTTGTCGCTTGGAAAGACATCTGCGTGAGACTGTTCTGTCACAGTCACAAGTAAATTATCCCATGCCTCTCCATAGCGCTTGACAAATTCTTTATGATATGGGCCATCTACTTTGATATTACAGAAATGTAAGTGAAAAGGATCCATAGCTCTTCGATTCCACCCTTCGGTCTCCATTAGCTGATTCACTGTGTTCTCCATTTCTCTACGTGACATGTAATTTTCGTAAGCCATGTCAAATACTAGAGGCTGGCCAAAGATCATAGCCTGAGCAGTCCTCCAGTTATACATCTTATCCATAGACTTGGACCAAAACTGTAATAAGAAAGTGTTCTTCAGCTCACCAGTATCATTTTCTTTAGCCTTTTCCAGCCTTTCCCTCTTTGCTTCCTTTTGCTTTTCCTGCTTTACTTTACTAGCTTTCTTCACTTTTTCTTTGACAGCTAAGTATTTTAAATACTTCTTTTTGGATGACTTAGTGGAACATTCCATAAGGGTCTTTAACTCTTCTTCACTGATATTTTCTGGAACAGTTTTGCCAGCTAGCCTCCACATCTCCACAAGTTCCCTTGTGGCAGCTAAAGTGGAATCTTCCTCACTCTCAGATGCCTCACCGACTTCCTCTTGCGTTCCAGATCTCATGACATTTTTCCACCCATCCAAATCTAGCTTCTCAGTGGGGCTGGATGAAATCTGCTTCTTCAGGGCAGGAGACAAAATCAGCGTTCTACATGGAAATGACCTATCGGGAGttgttaaaaacaaatctttttttgTCCCACTCTGCATAGCAAACGGAAAAACAGAACGTCTCACAATGCTTCTGAAAAGCATATTAAAAAGCTTCATATTTAGGAGAGAGTGTTGTATCCAAGCAGTTATCTGCAAAAATGGTAAcaagacaaaagaaaaacaaaattagtaGTCACAGATATGAGAAAAACTCAATCTGCTTCTAACTTTAACTCCTCAGATGAACAGGAAGTTACTTCTTAGCACTTGATATCAATATTCTAATTAGACTTTTACTTTTTTACTGTctctaaaagaaaataaagttgaTGTTGCTACTAGAGGAAACAGCAGTTAGCACTGTTGCTTAAATCAGCTGTGTGTATAATTCCAGGTCAAGTCAAACAATACTTAAATATGTTTCAGCCCTCCCACTCCAATCACTCTTGTATGTCATTTGTAGATAGGAAGCTTTGTGATGGAAGCATGCCACTGCACGCAGATGCCATGAATGCTTTCATAGGTGCAGACCACAGAAGCACAATTCTTTCTACTTGTGGTGTGACAATGTGGGTGAGGATTTCTTTTTGAGTAGTTTTTCCAGAAAATTTTCACATCACTAATGCTTATCTCTTTGAAATGTAACAGTAAAGTAGGGAAGCGCCCGTGGCAAACTCCTGCAGGCTTATGGGCTTAATTTTATGCTGTCACTGAAGctgatgggactactcacaatatgtaaagttatgcatgtgaaTAAATCTAAGCCTAAAGTACCAATCCTGTAAACACTAAAGCACATACATAgctttactcatatgagtagtcccattaatttcaacaggACTCATCATACAAATAA is a genomic window of Natator depressus isolate rNatDep1 chromosome 1, rNatDep2.hap1, whole genome shotgun sequence containing:
- the TRMT10C gene encoding tRNA methyltransferase 10 homolog C, producing the protein MKLFNMLFRSIVRRSVFPFAMQSGTKKDLFLTTPDRSFPCRTLILSPALKKQISSSPTEKLDLDGWKNVMRSGTQEEVGEASESEEDSTLAATRELVEMWRLAGKTVPENISEEELKTLMECSTKSSKKKYLKYLAVKEKVKKASKVKQEKQKEAKRERLEKAKENDTGELKNTFLLQFWSKSMDKMYNWRTAQAMIFGQPLVFDMAYENYMSRREMENTVNQLMETEGWNRRAMDPFHLHFCNIKVDGPYHKEFVKRYGEAWDNLLVTVTEQSHADVFPSDKLIYLTADSPNVMKKFEHDKIYIVGSMVDRNIQTGISLAHAKRLKLTTERLPLERYLKWETGAKNLTLDQMIRILLTLKDTGDWMEALKFVPKRKYEAFVDTSSYSKHKTDTGRRTKVFEFSNSQEKVKKPFVENSFRKQTEKKWWIAEES